One Candidatus Bathyarchaeota archaeon DNA window includes the following coding sequences:
- a CDS encoding ZIP family metal transporter encodes MEVYIILSTILVSIPSLVGVSALSIREETLHRFLIFLIAFSAGAIMGAVYFDLLPEAMEQLESQVALDYIALGFILFFILERLIYWYHGHGHSEEIESTAFEVTNIKGFVYLNLFGDAIHNFLDGLIIAASYMISFELGISTTIAVFFHEFPQEMGDYGLLVYGGLSSFKALILNFLIALISILGGAVGILLTGNFQGIGGVLIALSAGGFIYLGASELIPEIKRQKGITKSVSQLAFFLLGIIFMRFLKLIS; translated from the coding sequence ATGGAAGTTTATATCATCCTCTCTACAATACTAGTTAGCATACCTTCACTTGTAGGAGTCTCTGCACTTTCAATCAGAGAGGAAACTCTCCACAGATTCCTTATTTTTCTTATCGCCTTCTCCGCTGGTGCTATAATGGGGGCAGTTTACTTCGACCTCCTTCCTGAAGCCATGGAGCAGTTGGAGTCTCAAGTGGCACTTGATTATATCGCTCTGGGGTTTATCCTCTTCTTCATCCTTGAAAGGCTCATCTACTGGTACCACGGGCACGGTCACAGTGAGGAGATAGAGTCCACAGCATTTGAGGTGACGAACATCAAGGGATTTGTCTATCTAAATCTCTTTGGAGACGCGATCCACAATTTTCTGGACGGATTGATAATTGCAGCATCGTACATGATTAGCTTTGAACTCGGAATTTCAACCACCATAGCAGTCTTCTTCCACGAGTTCCCCCAGGAGATGGGGGATTATGGGTTGCTCGTGTATGGAGGCCTAAGCAGTTTCAAGGCCCTTATTTTAAATTTCTTGATCGCCTTGATATCAATACTGGGAGGGGCCGTCGGCATATTACTCACCGGCAACTTTCAGGGGATAGGTGGAGTTCTCATCGCTCTTTCGGCAGGAGGTTTCATATACCTCGGGGCTTCAGAGCTGATCCCGGAGATTAAGAGGCAGAAAGGCATCACCAAGTCCGTTAGCCAATTGGCCTTTTTTCTTCTAGGTATTATTTTCATGAGATTTCTTAAACTCATTTCATAA
- a CDS encoding ribose-phosphate pyrophosphokinase yields the protein MILISGPASVELGRRVGLELGIPAEPVEHRIFPDGESYIRVAVDVRDETAILIQATSPPQDRHIIQLLLMARTVKDLGARRVLCVVPYLAYARQDKRFLQGEALSLEVILNLLEGSGVDGLLVVDVHSEESLKKLRGKMEVWNISAIPLLARYLRGLGYDGAISISPDTGALGLARLADQELKGGFGALEKRRDRKTGEIMMWAEGLDISGRDAAVFDDMVSTGGTTARAVALLKSLGARRVAAACTHALFLGDAERRIKEAGADHILATDTIPTHLSTVSVAKLIADHLKTLNL from the coding sequence ATGATCCTCATATCTGGGCCAGCGTCGGTTGAACTTGGGAGGAGGGTGGGGCTTGAACTGGGAATCCCCGCCGAGCCGGTGGAGCACCGAATCTTCCCAGATGGGGAGAGCTATATTAGGGTGGCGGTGGATGTTCGTGATGAGACCGCGATCCTCATCCAGGCAACATCACCCCCTCAGGATAGGCACATTATCCAGCTCCTCCTTATGGCTAGAACGGTGAAAGATCTGGGGGCTAGAAGGGTTTTATGCGTAGTGCCATACCTGGCTTATGCTCGCCAGGATAAGCGCTTCTTACAGGGGGAGGCTCTAAGCCTCGAGGTCATCCTAAATCTTCTAGAGGGTTCTGGGGTCGATGGACTCCTGGTGGTGGATGTACATAGTGAAGAGTCCTTGAAAAAACTCCGAGGGAAAATGGAGGTCTGGAATATCTCAGCGATACCCTTACTCGCGAGATATCTCAGGGGGCTGGGCTATGATGGGGCAATAAGCATCAGCCCGGACACCGGGGCTCTAGGGCTTGCAAGGTTAGCGGATCAGGAGCTTAAGGGAGGATTCGGGGCTCTCGAAAAGAGGAGGGATAGGAAGACCGGAGAGATAATGATGTGGGCCGAGGGTTTAGACATCTCAGGAAGAGATGCGGCTGTATTCGACGATATGGTGAGCACAGGGGGAACCACGGCCAGGGCCGTGGCCCTCCTCAAGAGCCTAGGGGCTAGGAGGGTGGCAGCAGCCTGTACGCACGCCCTATTTCTAGGGGATGCCGAGAGGCGAATAAAAGAGGCAGGGGCAGACCACATCCTGGCCACGGACACCATCCCCACACATCTTAGCACGGTCTCCGTGGCGAAATTGATCGCAGATCACCTGAAAACCCTAAATTTGTAG
- a CDS encoding arcadin 1: MISSKIKLKVHSITAVRDVENREGFQIEFVEVRPRPPMVMVAPPELPEEIGKVVMQIGKTMQQVLPGGEAREMEVRKMTLILTAEEMEAFRLRPYPNQLYELTITDGALIFKEI; the protein is encoded by the coding sequence ATGATCAGCTCGAAGATAAAGCTGAAGGTGCACTCAATAACAGCGGTTAGGGATGTTGAGAATAGGGAGGGTTTCCAGATAGAGTTCGTTGAGGTCAGGCCTCGTCCACCCATGGTTATGGTGGCACCCCCCGAGCTACCGGAGGAGATAGGTAAGGTGGTGATGCAAATAGGAAAGACCATGCAGCAGGTCCTCCCCGGGGGTGAGGCGAGGGAGATGGAGGTGAGGAAGATGACCCTGATCCTAACGGCGGAGGAGATGGAGGCCTTCAGGCTGAGGCCATACCCAAACCAGCTGTATGAGCTAACCATAACGGACGGCGCCCTCATCTTCAAGGAGATATGA
- a CDS encoding thioredoxin fold domain-containing protein produces MSPKVVEINAADWEREVLRSETPVVVDFWHPMCGWCLRLNPIYDQLPERFGDRVKFVKVNLLQSQENQRLALSLGILGTPTLKLVCNGRVVGEIVGYRPMDRLTEEIERLLEKRDECLGQSTPLRF; encoded by the coding sequence ATGAGTCCTAAAGTTGTTGAGATAAATGCAGCTGACTGGGAGAGAGAAGTCCTCAGGTCGGAGACACCTGTGGTGGTAGACTTCTGGCACCCCATGTGTGGATGGTGCTTAAGGCTGAACCCGATATATGACCAGCTCCCTGAGAGATTTGGGGATAGGGTCAAATTCGTGAAGGTAAACCTCCTTCAGAGCCAAGAGAACCAGAGGCTCGCCTTAAGCCTAGGAATCCTAGGAACACCAACCCTAAAACTGGTCTGTAACGGTAGAGTCGTGGGGGAGATAGTGGGCTATAGGCCGATGGACAGGCTCACGGAAGAGATAGAAAGGCTGCTGGAGAAGAGGGATGAGTGCTTAGGCCAGAGTACCCCACTGAGGTTTTAA
- a CDS encoding ribonuclease Z, whose protein sequence is MKIIFLGTGGSIPTRERGSPAIVILRKKEVLLLDCGEGTQHRMAAAKVSFNRPMRIFITHLHGDHVLGIPGLLQTMSLLEREPPLQIYGPRGLASFIKAFSSILGAPSFPLEVIELVEEGTAYMGPEYRIEAAKAEHDGECWSYGLIENPRPGRFHPDRARMLGIPEGPLWRRLQYGEEIILGDGRVIKPDEVVDPPREGRKIVYSGDTRPSRRLVEFAEGADILIHEATFDEELAERADRDGHSTARQAAEVASAARVKSLFLTHISSRYPDASPLLEQARGVFPNTVVATDLMEVELPP, encoded by the coding sequence ATGAAGATCATATTTCTAGGAACAGGGGGAAGCATACCGACAAGGGAAAGGGGATCCCCCGCCATAGTTATCCTGAGGAAGAAGGAGGTCCTCCTATTAGACTGCGGGGAGGGAACTCAACATAGGATGGCAGCAGCTAAAGTGAGCTTCAACCGCCCCATGAGGATCTTCATAACCCACCTCCATGGAGATCATGTTCTCGGGATTCCCGGTCTTCTCCAGACCATGAGCCTCCTAGAGAGAGAACCACCCCTACAAATATACGGCCCCAGAGGCCTTGCCTCCTTCATAAAGGCTTTCAGCTCAATACTGGGCGCCCCGAGCTTCCCCCTCGAGGTGATAGAACTCGTTGAGGAGGGTACAGCCTACATGGGGCCCGAGTATAGGATTGAGGCCGCGAAAGCAGAGCATGATGGTGAATGCTGGTCTTATGGACTGATAGAGAATCCGAGGCCTGGTAGATTTCATCCAGATAGGGCTAGGATGCTTGGGATACCCGAGGGGCCTCTATGGAGGAGGCTCCAGTACGGTGAGGAGATCATCCTAGGCGATGGTAGGGTTATAAAGCCAGATGAGGTCGTGGATCCCCCTAGAGAGGGGAGGAAGATCGTTTATAGCGGGGACACAAGGCCGAGTAGAAGACTCGTAGAGTTTGCTGAGGGGGCTGACATCCTAATACACGAAGCCACATTCGATGAAGAGTTGGCTGAGAGGGCGGATAGGGACGGCCACTCCACGGCGAGACAGGCAGCCGAGGTGGCCTCGGCTGCAAGGGTTAAATCACTCTTCTTAACACATATAAGCTCCCGATATCCGGATGCATCCCCCCTCCTCGAACAGGCCAGGGGGGTTTTCCCAAACACCGTGGTCGCTACAGACCTGATGGAGGTCGAGCTTCCCCCTTAG
- a CDS encoding sugar phosphate isomerase/epimerase, with protein MKLAVSTLFCLHKPLEEAFTDIILSGSNLIELTDDGLHALDRPKVERLLELRSSYGLEYSLHAPFSSMNIAAPDEYLREAMLRRLEASIKWASALKVEALVFHPGAATAIEYFTPGVGWNLNIKSVKRIIKFAEEYGVQAMIENCPEPYPFLMKSVENFTRFYEESGLDLKMVLDIGHAHLRGEIDGFLKHLGGRVGHIHVSDNNGQMDEHLEIGRGTIGWERVFQKIRDAGFKGWVVIESFKGVKESIKRLEGLLKGSKGEARPPSGL; from the coding sequence ATGAAACTAGCTGTTTCAACCCTCTTCTGCCTCCATAAACCCCTTGAAGAGGCCTTCACGGATATAATCCTCTCAGGCTCCAATCTCATAGAATTAACGGATGACGGCCTCCATGCGTTGGATAGGCCGAAGGTTGAGAGGCTTCTGGAGTTGAGGAGCTCCTATGGCTTGGAGTACTCCCTGCACGCCCCGTTCTCGAGCATGAACATAGCCGCTCCGGACGAATATCTGAGGGAGGCCATGCTTAGACGGCTAGAGGCCTCCATTAAATGGGCCTCAGCCTTGAAGGTGGAAGCCCTCGTTTTCCACCCTGGGGCGGCCACCGCAATAGAGTATTTCACACCGGGGGTCGGATGGAACCTGAACATCAAATCTGTTAAAAGGATTATAAAATTTGCAGAGGAATATGGCGTGCAGGCGATGATAGAGAACTGCCCGGAGCCTTACCCCTTCCTGATGAAATCCGTGGAGAACTTCACCCGATTCTATGAGGAGTCTGGGCTTGATCTCAAGATGGTGTTGGATATAGGTCACGCCCACCTCAGAGGTGAGATCGATGGATTCTTAAAGCATTTAGGAGGCAGGGTCGGGCATATCCATGTGAGCGACAATAATGGGCAGATGGATGAGCACCTCGAGATAGGAAGGGGAACGATCGGTTGGGAAAGGGTTTTCCAAAAGATAAGAGATGCCGGCTTCAAAGGCTGGGTTGTCATCGAGTCCTTCAAAGGGGTGAAGGAGAGCATCAAGAGGCTGGAGGGGCTTTTAAAGGGCTCTAAGGGGGAAGCTCGACCTCCATCAGGTCTGTAG
- a CDS encoding sulfurtransferase TusA family protein: protein MSSSRIRADKTIDCIGLHCPEPVFRTRIELDRMASGEVLEVIADDPGAEEDIKRLVTRLGHEILSLECEEDKVRFFIKRR, encoded by the coding sequence ATGTCCTCTAGCCGGATAAGAGCGGACAAGACCATAGACTGTATTGGGTTGCACTGCCCCGAGCCAGTATTCAGAACTAGGATCGAGTTAGATAGAATGGCCTCAGGAGAGGTGCTAGAGGTAATAGCAGATGACCCCGGGGCAGAGGAGGATATAAAACGCCTAGTAACCCGTCTCGGCCACGAGATCCTTTCCCTAGAATGCGAGGAGGACAAGGTGAGATTCTTCATCAAGAGGAGATAG
- a CDS encoding pyridoxamine 5'-phosphate oxidase family protein, which yields MRRKDKEIVEERALKEILKRARYITIAMCRGGEPYLVTLSHGYDEEKNQIYFHCATEGKKLDFLRENPRIWGQAILDFGYQEGECNHLYASAMFGGNVTFISDREEKLKALRLMIRHQDRKPEVLMKRLEEWERDGTLERALVGRIDIEELTGKKSPEISI from the coding sequence GTGAGGAGAAAAGATAAGGAGATCGTGGAGGAGAGGGCCCTAAAGGAGATCCTGAAGAGAGCCCGTTACATCACAATAGCGATGTGCCGGGGTGGTGAGCCCTACCTCGTTACTTTAAGCCATGGCTACGATGAGGAGAAGAACCAGATATACTTCCACTGCGCCACGGAGGGGAAGAAACTGGACTTTCTGAGGGAGAACCCTAGAATCTGGGGCCAAGCAATATTGGACTTCGGATACCAAGAGGGGGAGTGCAACCACCTATACGCCTCGGCCATGTTCGGGGGGAATGTGACCTTCATCTCAGACAGGGAGGAGAAGCTCAAAGCCCTCAGGCTGATGATAAGGCACCAGGATAGGAAGCCCGAGGTGCTTATGAAGAGGCTTGAGGAGTGGGAGAGGGATGGAACCCTCGAGAGAGCCCTCGTTGGGCGAATAGATATCGAAGAACTCACAGGGAAGAAGTCACCGGAGATCTCAATATAA